The Gordonia terrae genome contains the following window.
GTCGATGTAGTCAAACCTCGAGAACATCCCCGTCGCGCGTGGTTCCTCCCCCCACATGGGGCACGACAGTACCCCGGCGCGTTGCGACGTGCGACACATTCAGTCCCAACACGCCGAACCTGGGGACAGATGTGCAACGTGCGCAACATTATTCACAAACGCGCACGGTGATTTTCAATCGTGTGACGCTGCCGGGGCGGCTTCGCCGAGACGGACGCACACGACGCCGAGCACGATGAGCAGGCCGCCGGCGAGCTGGATCGGTGCCGGCAGCTCGTCGAGAACCAGCCAGGCGAAGACCACCGCGAACAGGACCTCGGACAGCGCGACGAAAGACATCACGCGCGCGCCGAGGAGCCGCCCGCCCGCGATGCCGAAGCCGTAGGCCATGGCGGCCGAGACCACACCGAGCAGGACCAGCGGCACCCACCAGGCCACCTCGAGTGCACCGACCCGGACCGGAACGGTGGTCATCGTCATCGGCAGGAGTCCGGTCAGTCCGGCGCCGACGAGGGCCAGCGCACCGATGAGCAGGCCGCCGGCGGCGAGGCTCAACGGCGGCCAGCCCGTGCGATCGTCGGCCGAGATCACGAAGTAGGCGGCGGCCCCGACCATCGCGGCCAGCGCCCACAGCACCCCGACCGCACTGATCGGTACGTCGCCCGTCAGGTCGAGCACGAGTGCCAGTCCGGCGATCGCGAGGGCCGCGCCGAGGACCGTGACCCGTCCCGGCCGCTGACCGTGGCGGAGCCACATCCACACCAGCACCGCGACCGGCGCGGTGTACTCGATGAGCAGCGCGACCCCGACCTGCAGGTAGGTCACCGCGTAGAAGTAGGCCAGCTGACAGCCTGCCACGGCGAGCAGGCCATAGCTGACGAGCACGGGCCAGGACCGGCGGCCGGGCCGGTCCGGGACGGGCCGTCGGCGATCACGGAAGGCGAGCAGGCCGGGCACGGCCAGCACCAGTCCGCCGAGCGCGATGCGCACCGTGACCGTCGCGCCGGCCGACCACCCCGCCTCGATCATGGCCCGGGCGAGTACGCCGGAGATGCCGAAGCAGGCCGAGGAGATGAGGGCCAGCGTGATGCCGAGGGCAGGTCGAGGGAGGGCGGGAGTGCGGTCTGCGGAGCTCACGGATTCTTCGCGGCGACGATCGCCGTGCGAACGGCTTCGCGGCACTCCGGCCCGGCCGGCTCGCCGGTCCCGAGGTAGAAGCTGCCCGGGCGACCCTCGTCACCGGCGAACCCGGTCACCGAGAATCCGTCCGACTCGGGAACATACGGGGTCGACGACATCGACGCGACGCCCAGCGGACACGACAACGCCGCGACCCCGCGCTTGGCCCCGGACACGACGACGATCAGGTGGGTCGGGTGCAGCACGATCAGCGTCTGGTGCTCGGAGTCGGGGTCGACCGGGTTGCTGCGTCGTCCGAAGACCTTGCCGAGGAACGTCGTCGACGGCGGGTTGATGCTCCGGGTGATCCACGCCGGCAGATCATCGGTGACGGTGAGCTGCTTCGACTCGGCGTGGTCGCGCAGCGTCGCGGCGACGTCGGCGGGAAGGTCGGACAGATCGGCACGCACGGTGGTGCGCTGGTACGCGGGCCCCATGGCTGCTCAATCTAGTGCAGTGGCCCCGCCGTCGAGGCCGGCGACGGACTGCGCGACACCCAGACGTCGGCCGAGTAGCCGACGCCGACGCGGCACCGAGACCTCCGGCGCCTTCGCCTCGAGGTCGTCGAGCAACGACGCGACGGTCTGCGCGGAGTCGGTCTTGTTGGTGCCGATGAAACCCGACGGCCCTCGCTTGATCCACCCCGTCACGTACATGCCCGACACGGGTTCGGTCCCGTCGAGAACGCGGCCGTCGAGGTGGGGGATGACCCCCGCGGCGTCGTCGAACGGCAGGCCGGGTACCGGCACGCCGCGGTATCCGACCGAGGTGAGGACCAACCCGGTCTCGAGAGTGGTGGTGTCGCCGGTGGGTTCGATGCCCACCGCGGACCCGGCGTCGTCGACGACCGGCCGGTTGCGGCCGACGACCAACGCGCTCGCCCGACCGTGGGGGCCTGCGGTCACCTCGGACGGAGAACTGAAGAAGGCCAGCCGGATTCGACGGCCCGTCGGCTCGGGGCGCGCGGCGCATTCGGCCAGGATCTCGAGTTTGCCGCGGACGGTGGCGTCGAGATCGGCCGGCGCGGGGAGCGCATCGAGATCGGCGGCATCGACGGTGACCGGGACACCCGAATCGACCAGTCCGATGAGTTCGGGGAGGGTGAACGCCGCGTGCGCGGGTCCGCGACGTCCCATCACGACGACTTCGCGCACCGACGAGGCCCGCAGGGTCGCCAGCGCACTGCGAGAGATGTCGGTGGCCGCGAGCGTGTCCGGGTCGGCGACGAGAATGCGCGCGACGTCGAGGGCGACGTTGCCGTTGCCCACGACCACGACACGCTCGGTGTCCAGGTCGACGTCGAGGTCGGTGAAGTCGGGGTGGCCGTTGTACCAGCCCACGAAGGAGGTCGCACTGGACACACCCGGGAGGTCGAATCCGGGCAGTGCGAGTCGCCGGTCGGTGGGGGCGCCGCCCGCCCAGATCACGCCCTGGTGTCGGGCGCGCAGGTCGGCCAAGGTGAGATCCCGCCCGACCTCGGTGTTCAGCAGGATCTCCAGACGCGGGTTGCGCGCGATGTCGTCGAACAGCTCCATCACCTTGCGCGTGTGCAGGTGATCGGGCGCAACGCCGAAGCGTGCCAGCCCGAACGGTCGGTCGAGGCGCTCGTACATGGTGACCGACACCTGCGGCTGCCGCAGCAGCTCGTCGGCGGCATACATCGCCGAGGGGCCCGATCCCACGATGCCGATCGAGATCGAGCGCTCGACGGCCAGCTGCCGCGGCCGGTCGATGGGTGCGAGTGGCAGCCGACGGGCCGGGTCGACAGGGAAGCGAGCGGCCCCGTCGGCCGGATCGTGGTACTGCGTCGCGTTGACCTCGACGAACCGCTCCTGGCCCGCGGGCAGACGGTGACCCGGGACGATGGCGCCGACCGGGCACGCACTCACACACGCGCCGCAGTCGACACAGGTCGCGGGATCGATGTACAGCATCTCGGCGATGCCGAAATCGGGTTCTTCGGGCGTGGGGTGGATGCAGTTGACGGGGCATGCATAGACGCACGACGCGTCGCCGCAGCACGCCTGGGTGACGACGTGGGGCATGGTCTCGGGATCTACCTGCGTTCGGTGCGGCTCAGGCCGCGGTGTAGGTGGGCTCGCTGCGAAAACGCGAGGGCCGACCGCTGATGCCGAGTGCACGCCACAGCAGTCGCGACACCGGGTTCATCAGCCCGCTCTGCTCGCCGAGCATCCTGACGTCGCCGAAGACGTTGCGCAGGAAACGCTTCGACTCCGCCGACCGCCAGAAGATGTCCTTCATGACCTCGTCGGGGACGTCGAAACGCTTGGCGAATCCACGCGGGGGCACCACGATCGCGCCGCACAGGATGCGCATGGTCAGCGGGAGCATGAGGGACAGGATGAACCGCTGGAAACGGCCACGCTGCGGCACCTGCTCACGGATGAGGTGATGGGCGAACGAGATGTGGCGCGCCTCTTCGGCGACATGGAGCTGCATGACCGCCGCCATCGTGGGATGCAGGCTGGCGCGGGTGCGCAGGAAGTCCTTCTGGATGTGGTCGATCGGCTCCTCGCCGCCGAGGACCCCGAAGAAGAACAGGGTGGGGAAGACGGTCGAGACGAGCGGGACGAACGGAGAGATCAGCCGGTAGCCGATCTTGGCACCCGGCACGTCCACCCCGGTGCGGTTGATGAACTCCTGGAACATCAGGGTGTGGTTGCACTCCTCCTTGGATTCGTGCGTGGTGTACCGGAATTCGCGCGCGCCGTTGGGGAGCTTGAAGCTGTACTGCATCAGGCCGCGGATGAGGATCGACTCGAACTGCAGTCCGACCTTGGCGACGTTGGCCTGGCGCCACATGCCGATCTCGATCTGCTTCTCCTGGGGAAGCTGCTGGTACCACGGGTGACGGCCGATGGGATCGACCTCGTAGGACAGGATCCACCGGGGGTCGTTCTCGGTGATCGCCATGTGCGGCGCGTCCCAGTCGATGTCCACGTAGGGATCGAAGTTGCGGTGGACCGAGGCCGCGGACAGGTCGTCGAGCACCTGGCTGTAATCGTGGTCGCCGCCGGATTTGTCGTGCTGCGGCACGTAGCGGGCGGGGGCCTCGTGCTCCCGATCGGTCGGGGTGAGTGCTTTCGTCATCGTCGCATCCCTTCGGGTGGGCGGCTCGGTCGGTGAAACAGACCACAGCGGATGACTCGAACGTATTTCGACGCCGCCTTATTTGTCAACACTCGATGTCACGTTCGATACCGGCACAATGGGCTGGTGCGCGTGTCGGTCGATGTCCGGCTTCGGGGGCTGACCTGGTGAGACGGGTGTAATTCGATCGGGTTATATAACCCGGTCGAGGCGATGATCGCGGGTTAGAGTTACCACCGTCCGTGCCCGTGTCTGCTCACCTGGAGGAGCGATGTCCCGTCGTGTTCACGCGTCCCAGCGCTTCCGGGCCCCGACGCACTCCACCTGCGCCCGCCGGCACGAAGCGCCCGCGGTCGTGACCCGGGTCCGGGGCCGGTCGTGAATCAGCCGCCGCAGGGTCCGACGCGTGTCGTCCCCTCGCCGGGCGGGCCTCCTCCGGGTATGCCCCATCCGGGCGGTCCCCGCCCGGGTGCGCCGGGTCCCCATCGGCCCGGTCCGCCGCCCCCGCCTGCTCCCGGTCCGATGCCGCGGCAGGCCCCGCGGTCGCCGAACCGGGGTGCGCCCGGTCCCGGCGGTGCCCTCGGTGATCTGACCCCGCAACTCATCGACACCGACATCTGGACCGACGCGATGGTCGAGGGAGCGGGCATTCCCGTCGTCGACGTCCCGTTCGTGACGGTCGGGTCGGGCATCGGCTCGTTCGTGACCGTCGACTACTTGCGGATCAGCGGGGTGCCGCTCGATCGGATCGCGGTGCTCGGCCCGCAGGACGTGCCGTGGCACAGCTATGAGTACCTGACGCGGGTGTCGCAGATCCCCCGTGGGGAGCGCCTGCGTTCCGACTCGGCGTCGACCCCGGACAACATCTGGGGTTTCCCGTCGTACGCGGTCCGGGAGGCGTGGGCGGACAAGAAGTTCAAGCCTCTGTGGAATGTGTTGGTGGAACCCGTCTTCGCGAACTTCTACACGCCGAAGGCCGGACAGGCATTCGCCTCGATGGAGAAGGAGTGCGAGCGCATCGGCTACCTGAAGTGCCTGCACCGCGGCCAGGTCCGGATGATCCGGCGTCGCGCCGGTGGCGGGTACTTCACGATTCTCACACCGCCACAAGGATCTTCGCCCACCAAGCGGGTGGCGTTCCGCAGCCAGTGGGTCCACGTCGCGATCGGTTACCCCGGGATCAAACTGCTGCCCGATCTGCAGGCGTTCCGGGAGACCTACCGCGACGCCAGCAAGGTCGTGAACGCCTACGAATCCCATGAACACATCTATCAGTCGTTGCAGCGCAAGCCCGGCACCGTGGTGATCCGCGGCGCCGGGATCGTCGCCTCCCGGGTTCTCCAGCGACTCATCGACGATCGCGACGCGTACGGGCTCCAGACGCAGATCGTGCACCTGTTCCGCACCTACTACGACAAACCGCACGGGCCGCACATCTTCATGCGGCGCAAGGGCAAGGACGGCTGGGCCTATCAGGGGTTCAACTACCCGAAGTCGGTCTGGGGCGGACAGCTCAAGGCCCGGATGCGCAAGCTCGAGGGGCATGAGCGGGCCGAGGCGTACAAGCAGATGGGCGGCACCAACACGCCCGTCCGCGACGACTGGCAGGAGCAGCTGGCGCGTGGGCGGCGCGAGGGCTGGTACCGCGTCGCCGTCGGGAAGGCAGAGAGTCTGGTGCCCGCGGCGGGTGGTCAGGGTGTGGTGACCACGGTGCGGGTCGACCCGCACGCACCGATCCGACAGGACCACCGGCCCGACGGGACCTTCGAGATCTACGCCGACTACGTGATCGACTGCACCGGACTCGAAGCCGACGTTCGCGAGCACCGCCTGCTGCGCGACCTGCTCGACCACACCGGTGCCGGCATCAACCCCGTCGGCCGCATGGATGTCGAACGTGACTTCGAGCTGAAGGGCACGCGGAGCGGGAACGGCAAGCTCTACGCCTCCGGCAGCGCCACACTCGGGGGCTATTTTCCCGGCGTCGACACGTTCCTCGGCCTGCAGATCGCCGCCCTGGAGATCGTCGACGACCTGGCGCGCCAGGGTTTCTGCAAGCGCCTGACGCCGTGGCGGTCGACCGCTCAGTGGTGGCGCTGGATGAACAACAAGGGAGTCGACTGACATGTTGCCCACCCTGTGGGGGCGAATCCAGACCCGCGTGCTCGTGCTCGGCATCCTCGGTGGTCTGTGGACCATCGTGCTGGTCCCGTTCCTCTGGCTGATCTCCTCGGGTGATCCGACGATCCTCGACGTCTACCGGGTCGCCTTCACCGTGCTCGTCACCGTCATCGTCCTCGGGGTGTTCTGGGAATTCCTGTACCACTTCCTGCAGCAGTTCCGGTGGGAGAAGGACTGGCCGACGCTGTTCGGGCTCCTCACCGCCATCAACGAGGGAATTCTCGTGTGGGTGGTGATCGACAACACGGGACTCATCCCGGAGTCCCTTCGGCCATCTCCCTTCGTGTTCTCGGTCCAGTTCGTCACCACGTGGCTGCTCGTGTGGGTGGCGGTCAACGGGCCACTGCGAGCGGTCTTCCCCCACTGGCGATTCCAGGGAGGTCGTTTCCTGTGACCAGCCCGGGCGACATCCCCAGCGTCACACCGACCGTGACGCTGATCCGCGGGGAGGGGGTCGTGATCCGCACGCCGGCGTTCCTGTGCCTGGTGAACGACGCGGTGCCCGCGTCCTTCCTCACCGACCTCCTCGACATCGAATCGGCGGTCTCCGTACCGGATTCGGCACCCCGACGCGGACGGCACCTGGTGCGGGCGCTGGCACAACTGGTGGCCACCGCAGCCGACCCGGTCGACATCGCCTTCGCCGCACCCGACAGTGCCGGCATCGCGATCTTCCTCTCGGGCCGGGTGTACGGCGAGACCGACGGCAAGCGTGTCGAAGCGGCCGCCGGCGACACCTACGACCGCGCCGTGCCGTGGCCGTACGAGGGTCTCGGGCTGTATCTCGCCGGCACCGAGCCGGCCGAGGTCGGCGAGGAGCGATTCGACCTGGTCGAGGGCACGGTGCCCGCCGCGGGTGCGTTGCTGCACACTCCACTCGGCCTGCGCGGCACCGAGTTCCACGCGGTGTCCGACAGAGCGGCGCAGCCTCGGCCCGACGGAGCGGCGCAGCCGCGGCCGGACCGGGTTGTCGAACCGTCCCGACCCGACCCGGATGCGGGGCCGCCGACCGAGGCGCTGGGAGGGCTCGACGAGCCGGATCATCCCGAGATGCCCAGAACTCCGGCGCCCGAAGCGGAACCGGAGCCCGACCCGATGGGCACCACCGAACGGATGGCCCCCGGCGCCGGGAGCCCCGGATCGCCCGCACCGGACCCGCTGCCGTTCACCTCGACTCCGCTGGGCGGCCCGTTCGAGGCGGAACCGTTGTCGCCGAACGCGCCGCTCCCGTCCGAGCCCGCGCCGCGGGACGTCATGCCGCCGGGCGGACGCGCGCCCGTCGAACCCGGAGCCGCGTCGAATCCGTTCGCCGAGCCTCTCGAACCGCGCGCGCCCCTGCCCAAGGCAGAGCATCAGAAGCCCGCGACCGAGGTCGTCAAGATCGAGGCCTCCCGGGCCATGGTCCACGGGATACGTTGCTCGCGAGGCCATCTGAACCACCCGCAGTCGTGGCTGTGCGGAGTCTGCGGAATCCGGATGGATCAGTTGACGACCTTCCTCGTCGAGGGGGAGCGGCCGCCGCTGGGCTGGTTGCTGCTCGACAACGGATTCACCTTCCTGCTCGACGAGGACCTGGTCATCGGTCGAGAGCCGGGATCAGCCGGAGGCGGACCGGCGGCTTCGCCCAAACCGATTCGCGTACAGGACGAAACCGGTCAGCTGTCGCGGCGGCACGTCGAGATCCGGCTGGTGGAGTGGACGGTGCAACTGGTCGACCTCGGGTCCGCCAACGGCACCTTCGTCGCCGATCCCAGCAACGGCAACCGCGAGACCCGCCTGCTGCCGCATCGTGCCCATGTGCTGGTGCCCGGATCGCATGTGCGAATCGGCGGTCGGCACTTCATCTTCGAGTCGCACCACGCCCGCATCTGAGGGATCCGAGGTCATGGAGAAACACACGATCGCCTTCCTGCTGCTCGACGTCGCGGTCGTCATCGCCGCCGCCCGGGTGGGCGGGATGATCGCGCGGGCGTGCCGTCAGCCGGCCGTGGTCGGCGAGATCGCCGCCGGGATCGCGCTGGGCCCCAGCCTGCTCGGACTCCTGCCCGGCAATCCCGACCAGTGGCTGTTCCCCGACGACGTCCGGCCGCTGCTGGGCGCGCTGGCGCAGATCGGTCTCGTGCTGTTCATGTTCATCGTCGGCCTCGAACTGGACATGAGGCTGACCAAGGGGCGTGAACGCGCGGCGGCGAGCATCTCGGCCTTCTCGATCGCCCTGCCGTTCGCTCTCGGTGCCGGGCTCGGAGTGCTGCTCTACCCCTCGCACAACATGGTCGGGGGCATGGAGATCGAACGGCTCGGGATGGTGCTGTTCATGGGCGTCGCGATGTCGATCACCGCCTTCCCGGTACTGGCGCGAATTCTCACCGACCGCGGGATGATGCGGACCGTCCCCGGCGTGTTCAGCCTGGCCGCGGCCGCGATCGACGACATCCTGGCGTGGACGCTGCTGGCCTTCATCATCGCGATCATCCAGGGCGGCAGTCCGCTCGAGGTCGCCAAGATCGTCGGGCTCACGCTCGTGTACGCGGCCGTGATGTTCGGCGTGGTTCGTCCCCTGCTGGCCAAGCTGATCGCGTGGCGCGACACGGCCGGCCGGCTCACCCCGGACATCCTGGCGGTCATCCTGATCGGGCTGTTCCTCTCGGCGGCGGCGACCGACGTCATCGGCATCCACCAGATCTTCGGCGCCTTCGTGTTCGGCGCGGTGATGCCGAAGGTGGGGGCCGAGCAACTGCACCGGGAGATCCTCGAGCGGCTCGAGCAGGCGAGCGTGCTGCTTCTGCTGCCGATGTTCTTCGTCGTGACCGGACTCAACGTCGACCTCACCGAGATCGGGTTCGCGGGGATGGGGCAGTTGCTCCTGGTCCTGCTCGTCGCGATCGCGGGCAAGTTCGTCGGTGCCTATGCCGGCGCGCGGGTGAGTGCGATACCCACCAGGCAGAGTGCGGCCATCGCGGTGTTGATGAACACGCGCGGACTGACCGAGCTGGTGATCCTCGCCGCCGGCCGGGAGCTCGGCGTGCTGAGCGACGAGCTGTTCGCCATGCTCGTCGTGATGGCGCTGGTGACCACGATCCTGACCGAGCCGTTGTTGCGCGTGGTGTACCCGGACCGGGTGGTGGCCAACGACATCGCGGCAGCCGAGCGGCGTGCGCTGGCCACCGCCACCGCACCCCGGGTCCTGGTGCTGATCCGCGATCCCGTCGGAACGGTCGCGGACCTGCGGGCGAGGCACCGGCGAATGCTGGATTGCGCCACCGGATTCGACGTCGTGCTGGCCGGTCTGCTCACTGCTCCGGATCGGTCCGCCCGTCCACTCGAGGTCGGTATCCCGGTGGTGCCGGACTTCGCGGCGATCGCCTCGGCCGTCGAGAAGCTCTCCGAGCTGGGCTCGTCGCTGACCGGCGCGGGTTCGGTCTCTGTGCTGTGCCGGTTCAGCGCCGATCCGGCCGCCGACCTCGACGCGATGTCGGAGAACGCGCATGCCGACATCATCGTCGTGGACAGTGTGGACCGATCCCTGGGGGAGTCGCTGCGATCGGCCCCGGTCGCCGTGATCGACGAGGCCGCCGATGCGGCGGTGGCCCCGGGTCGCAGCACCGTCACCTGCTTCGCTGCCGACAGTCGCAGCGGCCGGACCGCTGCGCTGGTGGCCGCGGGTCTGGCGCTCTTCGGATCGCGCTCGCTGACCGTCGTCGCATCGGGGTCCCGGCGCCGGTGGCTCGCAGATCTCAACGCTGTTGCGGAACAGGGAGTCTCGGTGTCGGTGCAGGATCCGCGGCGGCATCGCGACGATGCGGTGTCGTTCGCCGTCGCCGCACCGGACGAGGGTGGCCCGGGCGCACCGGTTCCGGTCACCGTCGTCGACAACACCGGGACAAGCGAGGAATCGCTGGGCGACCGCGTGGCGGCCCTCTATCCGCCGCCGGTGGCGCAACCCACGCCGTCGCGAGCGGCCCCCGACACATCCAGCCCCGACATCGGTTCATCATCGGAGAGGCACTGACATGGCGACAGTCGAGATCCCGCAGCAACTGGCGGATTTCACGGTGCTCGAGAAGCTCGGCATGGGCGGCAACGGGACGTTCTACCTCGCCGTGCCGCCGGCCCGATTGGGTCTGCGCACCGACCGCGTGGTGGTGAAGGTCTTCGGGGGAGTCTGCAGCGACGACGCCTACCGCCGAGGCGTGCGCGAACTGCGGGCATTCGCGGCCGTCGTGTCGCCCTACCTCGCGGGCCTCTACGACGCGGTGCTGCAGGGCCAGTTCATGTACGCGATGGAGTACTTCCCGCTCGGCTCGCTGGGCAGTCCGGCCCGCGAGTTCAGCCGAGACGAGAAGCTGGCCGCCATCGCCGACGCGGCGCGCGGGGTCGACGCACTGCACGAAGCCGGGATCGCGCACGCCAACATCACGCCGTCGAGCATCATGGTCACCGACACCGGCGGCAAGATCTCCGATCTCGGCCTGGCCCGGGTCCTCGCCGCCGACGAACCCATCACGAGCTTCGCCCAGCCCGGCGCGGTGCAGTACATGGATCCGGCACTGCTGGCGGGTGACGTGCCCTCGCGTGCGACCGACATCTGGTCGCTCGGAGCCTGTCTGCACCGTGCCCTCACCGGCGACGGGGTGTACGGGGAGGTCCCGGACGCCCAACCCCTGCTGGCGATCCGGGCGGCGCTGTCGACCCCGCCGGCGCTCTCGGAGAATCTGGACCGCGACGAACGCACCCTGATCGCCAACTGCCTGGCGCTTGCCGGTTCGCGTCCGTCGACCGCCTCGGAGGTCGCCGGCCGGATCGACGCGCTCCGCGGGCGCTGACCCACGACCTCGCACCGGCCGCCGGGCGGGCGACAGTCCGGGCGGTCAGCCCAGCGGCGCGGTTCGCCACCAGTCGTCCAGGATCTCGCGGCCGGTGTGCCCGGGCCACGTCGTCACCAGGGTGTACTCCGCGTATGGTGAACCGCTGAAATTCGTGACGACCCAGCCGTCCGCCACACTGTCCCGGCTCGTCGAAGCCGGCCCGTCCCGCCAGCTGATCTCGTCTCCCGGAAAACCTTTCAGGTCGGCCGTGACAGCGGCACGTGCGGCCGGCGTCGGCGTGCGCCACACCACGAATCCGACGCTCGCGTCGTCAGTACACGAGATGCCGTCGACGCCGTCGCGGAAGACCGCCGCGCAGGCGGCATCGCGCCAGCCGGTCCCCTCGGGTGTGTCGGGGAGGAGTTGCGGGAAGGCCGCGGCGATCGGGGCGACGGTCGACGGCCACGGGGGCCGGGTGGTGCGCGCACCGAGGAGCATCAGCGATCCGACGACGACGGCGACGACCAGCGTCGCGACGAGAAACGGTGCGATCCATCGACGGCGTCGTGGCGACGCCGGCACCGGTGTCGTGGACGGCTGCCCCGTCGCCGCGACCGTCCGGTTCCGGTCGGTGCTGATCTCGGTCGGCCGGTCCGGATGACCTGCGGGCTGGAACACGCGTGGGACGTGGTCCGGGCGGGGCGCGTTCGCGACGATGACCTCGGTCGGAAGTTCGCCGCCGGTGTGCGTGAGATGTAGGGCGAGTTCGGCGGCGCGGACGAATTCCGCGCAGGTGCGGTATCGGTGATCGGAACCGGCGTCGAGTGCGCGCGCCAGCACGGCGTAGAAGGCCGGCGACACGGCTCCCGACACCCGATGCCGTGCGACCGAGTCTGTGCCGGTGAGCAATTCGACGAGTGTTCGACCCAGGGAAGCGACATCGTCTGCCGGATGCGGCATCTGGTCACCGTTCGCCGGTGCGGTGAGGCCGAACCCGGTGAGCGTGACGACCCCGGGGGTCGCCGCGGCGGAGGCGGCCAGGTCTGCGGACTCGGCGAGCAGGATGTCGGCGGGGGAGACGTTTCCGTGCACCAGTCCTCGGCGGTGTGCGGCGTCGAGCGCCTCGCCCACGATCGAGACGATGCGCACCGCGAGTTCGTTGTCGATGCCGTCGGGCCGGCGGCGGACGACCAGTGCGGCGTCGGAAGCAGGCACGGGTGTGACCGCCACCCATGACCGCCCGCCGGCAGAACCATGACCGGCGACGCGTGCGATCGCGGGATGCCGCATCGTGGAAGCCTTTTCGAGCGCAACGGGGAACCAGCCGCCGAACCCGGGGTCGGCCGAGGTCCCCCGGTCGACAACGGTGAGCAGAACCCGCCCGGCAGGCGAACCCGGTGTCGGGGGCTCCCCGGCGCCGCCGTGGCGGACGGTCGCGAGGTAGTCCGTACCGTGCGGGCGCCTGCGGAGCAGGCGGTCGACGCGATGAGGCCCGACGAGAGTGCCGGGCAGGAGTGGCTCGTCGTGAGCCGGACCGACGGACACGGCGCCCCCTCACCTCAGGTGAGTCCTGACTTTACCGGTCGGACCATGTCCGCCCGGGGTGATCAGTCGTCGGTCGTCGCCGCGGAGATCATTCGAAGAGGAGCGGGGCGGAGTTGAACAGCATCACGATGAAGAAGAACAGCAGGAACCACGCACCGCCCTGCCACACCTGCCAGCGGCCGTTGCGCTTCCAGACCAGGTACGTGCGGTACAGCATCGCGCTCGCGCCCACGAGAACCACGACGGGGGAGGCCACGACGAGTACGGTCTGCAGCGAATCCGACGACGCGTGGGCGAGGAACAGCAGGCCGAGTCCGAGGGCGACGGTGATCCCGACGTGGATCAGGATCGCGCGAAAGTCGTTGGTGCCGTTCTGCGGAAGCGGTGACGTCATGGTGTCCACCAGGTTACACGCCGGGCGAATCGTGCAGAAAGCCACCGCGATCAGGACTTCGTACTCATTGCCGCGGCCACGACGCCGGGGCAGGATGGAGGGCGGGGCCGAACCGGGCCGCGCGGGGCGACCCGAACGGCCCGCGGCCGAACCCGAGGACCCCACCCGGGTCTGTCGAGATCAGAGGAGATGAGCCACAACATGAATGCGATACTCGTCGGCGTGGACGGGTCGGACGCGGCCACGGGAGCAGTGCGATGGGCCGCCCGGGCCGCCGCGGCCGAAGGTCTCGATCTCAAAGTGGTCGGTGTGTACGACGCCAGCACGAGTGACTACGCCCCCGGC
Protein-coding sequences here:
- a CDS encoding cation:proton antiporter, yielding MEKHTIAFLLLDVAVVIAAARVGGMIARACRQPAVVGEIAAGIALGPSLLGLLPGNPDQWLFPDDVRPLLGALAQIGLVLFMFIVGLELDMRLTKGRERAAASISAFSIALPFALGAGLGVLLYPSHNMVGGMEIERLGMVLFMGVAMSITAFPVLARILTDRGMMRTVPGVFSLAAAAIDDILAWTLLAFIIAIIQGGSPLEVAKIVGLTLVYAAVMFGVVRPLLAKLIAWRDTAGRLTPDILAVILIGLFLSAAATDVIGIHQIFGAFVFGAVMPKVGAEQLHREILERLEQASVLLLLPMFFVVTGLNVDLTEIGFAGMGQLLLVLLVAIAGKFVGAYAGARVSAIPTRQSAAIAVLMNTRGLTELVILAAGRELGVLSDELFAMLVVMALVTTILTEPLLRVVYPDRVVANDIAAAERRALATATAPRVLVLIRDPVGTVADLRARHRRMLDCATGFDVVLAGLLTAPDRSARPLEVGIPVVPDFAAIASAVEKLSELGSSLTGAGSVSVLCRFSADPAADLDAMSENAHADIIVVDSVDRSLGESLRSAPVAVIDEAADAAVAPGRSTVTCFAADSRSGRTAALVAAGLALFGSRSLTVVASGSRRRWLADLNAVAEQGVSVSVQDPRRHRDDAVSFAVAAPDEGGPGAPVPVTVVDNTGTSEESLGDRVAALYPPPVAQPTPSRAAPDTSSPDIGSSSERH
- a CDS encoding protein kinase domain-containing protein produces the protein MATVEIPQQLADFTVLEKLGMGGNGTFYLAVPPARLGLRTDRVVVKVFGGVCSDDAYRRGVRELRAFAAVVSPYLAGLYDAVLQGQFMYAMEYFPLGSLGSPAREFSRDEKLAAIADAARGVDALHEAGIAHANITPSSIMVTDTGGKISDLGLARVLAADEPITSFAQPGAVQYMDPALLAGDVPSRATDIWSLGACLHRALTGDGVYGEVPDAQPLLAIRAALSTPPALSENLDRDERTLIANCLALAGSRPSTASEVAGRIDALRGR